In Electrophorus electricus isolate fEleEle1 chromosome 10, fEleEle1.pri, whole genome shotgun sequence, the genomic window AGCCGACACGTGGCACACGCAGCGCAAACTACACGCAAAACTTCCAAAGCCAGAGCTTTGTGCGGTGCATAACACAGAGAGGAGGGCTTGGAGCAAACAAAGAGGACGCAGAGGAACACGGCCACCTGTGACCGGACGCGTGTGCTAAACAGTGACAACTGTTCCAGATGAGAACACCAAGGCCAAGAAAACTTAAACAGAAATATGTAGATACTTGATATCTATAAACGGTGCTTAAAATTGCAAGGCAATTCTGTGGCTGAATATACAATCAGGAAGTGTgtaagagcgtgtgtgtgagaatgtgagcatgtgtgtatgagagagagagagaatgtggtcTCAAGGAGGTCTTCAGCGAGTAACTAGTGCACAGAAGGGCTCATTCATCTTGTGGTCCCTGAGCAGTCAAGCATGAAGCCATGCTGACAGAGCTACTcctacccctcacacacacacacacagaacctgaacaactctccctctcacatacatacatgcatgcacacatgcatgcacgcacctCCTTAAGAACGTGAATCAACACTACCTCTCTTCCTCtagcacacacaaaacatccacACTGTTACACAGCACTTCATCCACCAACAAAATGTCAGCATTCTTACACACAAATCTGCTTCTGCTCCCCTGTTCTTACACCCCCATCCTGGAAATCACATGACCCTCAACTCCATCAGCAGAAGCCGACATGCTACTGCAGACTACAGCTAACCGACACATTACCACGGCAACATGTCTCAAAAGCAAACCTGACACCCTGCTCAGAAAATCATATCCAAATATCACTTTGGGCCAGACAATACACTAAACGGTGAGTACTCTATATTTCAGTAGACAATGCACCCATTACGACATCGTCACTTACTACCAACACGATGTGTGATGTACACACTCGAGTCCAGCAGCCGCGATTTCATCACAGCATGCCGACTCCCAGCAGCGATGGTGAAATCACTCTTTCAACTCATTCACTCCCTACGCCCTAGCCCCCATTTCACTCCCTAGCCCCCATGCACGCCCTACGCCCGAGCCCCCATGCACGCCCTACGCCCGAGCCCCCATGCACGCCCTACGCCCGAGCCCCCATGCACGCCCTACGCCCGAGCCCCCATGCACGCCCTACGCCCGAGCCCCCATGCACGCCCTACGCCCGAGCCCCCATGCACGCCCTACACCCGAGCCCCCATGCACGCCCTACGCCCTGGATAAGCACTCATCATAAAAACAGCGAACCACAGGAGCAGACGGATCCACATTTGTGCGCAAGAAGCTAAAATGGAGTTTTTACTGGTCACCGAAACCAAATTACCCTGCACGAGGGATTACAAAATGTAGTGATGAGGACTGAGATTACCTAGCACGAGGGATTACAGAGTCAGGGACGAGTCAGATTACCTAGCACGAGGGATTACAGAGGCAGGGACGAGTCAGATTACCTAGCACGAGGGATTACAGAGTCAGGGACGAGTCAGATTACCTAGCACGAGGGATTACAGAGGCAGGGACGAGTCAGATTACCTAGCACGAGGGATTACAGAGTCAGGGACGAGTCAGATTACCTAGCACGAGGGATTACAGAGGCAGGGACGAGTCAGATTACCTAGTACGAGGGATTACAGAGGCAGCAATGATAAGGGAGCGGTTTGCTGCCATCAGCCTGAGTACTGCCACTAAATTACACAAGGCTCTGCCAAGCCTCTTCACTTCTCACTGGTGCGCATTAGGAGGAGGAAAGTGCGTTTGGGTTTAGGACTTTGCTATTTAGCATGTTAGAGGCTACAGTGCCACCTGGTGGCAATTAGTGAGACTGCAAGATAAGACCATGTCTAAAAGGGTTGATGGCATGGTTGGCAAGTATTGGTTATCATCATCAAAGACTGAAACCATGCTCATCGCTACAGTCATAAATTTAAGACAAACAGCTTGGCTTCTGATATTCTGTTAGCATACAGAGTGCAGAAAAGGATGGACAAACATCAGGCTTTAAAACAGTGGACACGCTTGCCATTCTTTTAGCCATATgacattattttgcatttacatttaaagacatACATTCCTGCTGGGAAGCCCAACGCATTACAAAAGACCACCACAAGATAGAACCTGCTGAAGGTTGTGGACCCTGCTGCCCTGGGACACCTACAGGTACGTTGTGGTCTAGCGGAGATACAGACACTCACTCGGTGTGACCCTGGAAGACGTTGACTGAGTGGATGGAGGGGTCTCTGAAGTCCCACAGCCGGAAGGTGGTGTCACGGGATGAGGTCACCACCAGCCGCTGGGTTGGGTGGGTGCAGCAGTGGGTCAGCTCCTGATCGTGAcctgtgcgcgcacgcacacacacacacacacacacacacacaccactactaGACAAGACATCAGTGTAGCACCCAAACCCTTTCTATTAAGTCAAAACGAGGGACATTGCAAgttgtctggtttttttttgccttttattttgCTTAAGAAAACCTTGGCTCAGAAAAAGatgttacagaaataaaaactgttttattattattattattattattattattattattattattattattattattcaaatcaACTTCAATGTAGCTTCAGTACGCTGGTACCTGTGAGGGTGTGCACGAGTTCGGAGGTCTCGACGTCGTACAGGTTGGCAGCCCGGTCCCAGGACGCGGTGACCACCTGCTTCCCGCCGACCAGCCAGTCGGCAGCGATGACCACCCCCTGGTGGCTCTTGAGGGTAGTGCTGGCCACGCGCACGGTGGGGCACTCGCTCGGCCCATCTGCCTCCCCCTCGGCCTCGTCCTTGTCGGAGAAATCCACGTCGTCGTCCTGCGAGGCCTGCGGAGGCGGTCAGAGTCACCCACGCAGTCTCGgtcagctcacacacacgcacactcgacAACGTGACTACAGCTATATTTACTGAGGGTCTATTGTTTAATGTGAGAGTGCGTTTATGTGACTGCATTAATGACTCGGCCAGGACCGGAAGGAGGAACGTCGGAGGATGGAGCTGACGGAAAggtatgagaaagaaaaacagacggAGATGTAGGGAGGTCTACGTGGAACTCTGACTCTGAGGTGAGGCAGGACACTCACACTGGTGTCGGCCAGCGGCTGAGGCAGAGGCAGCTGCACCATGTAGCGCCAGATATGAGCCGTCTGGTCACCAGAcgctatctcacacacacacacacacacacacacaataacaaagagGACAGAGTGTGACAGTCATTGTaataaaagacaaaaccaaaaaatattCAGTAAGCATAACGGTAGCCGTAGAATACTGCCGAAGAGGGACAAACGTGCAAAGacctcatgtgagagagagagagcgagcgaatGTAGAAATAAGACATGGGGTCAAGGGGCCCTACTTTTAGGATAATGACAGGAAAACGTGATTTCAGAGCATGTTCAGAAAGCTTCGACTAACACAAAGCAGGAGAGGCGCCCATTAAAAGCCCCGCACTGGCCTGGCACACCAACCTGTCAGGGCCATCTGCTCGGTGGGGTGGAACTTGATCGAGTTCACTgcaacaagaaaaagaaaataaaaccttCAGGAACTATTGGTCAATTGcaaaaatttcaatgttttcaaATGAGTCAATGTTGCGTGAGCGCCGGGTTTGGAGGAAAGTACGACGGAGACAGAcctgcgcgtgcatgtgtgagggggATTGGACCACAGCGAACAGGACATGTCCTACAGCAGCCCACACTCACCTGATCCAGCATGGCCCGCATACTTCAGAAGACACTTCCCTGTCTCGATGCTCCAAAGCATGGCGCAGTGGTCTATCGAaggacacatccacacacacaccgcttgtttgttttgttctggcCTTTTATAGACGTTTCCCATTGTCATTCATGTGAGTGCTGAGCAGATCACGGATCTTAAACTGTTCTAGGGCACTAACCCCACCATTTCTTATTCGAAGACAATTTCAGCAAATGCACTGAATAAAAACAGTGTGTGAAGAGTTCAGTGAGCATTCATTTAGCCATACTCCACTTTGACTGTAATGTGAGACCCAAAGGCAACAGTACGTCATTAAGATAACATCCGCTACAGTTAACGGCGTTTGGCAGTGGGTGTGGGGCTGGTACCCGCCGAGGCGGTGCCCAGGACGAGTGGCTGCGTCCTGGTCACACTCAGGTCCCATAAGCCATCTCTGTGGCCCACGTACTCCTTCACCAGCTGGCAAACAGCCCGTGACGTGGTGGCTTTGAAACTGGATACGATCTGGGGGACGGATAGGATGAGAATGAGAGCATaccacggagacacacacacacacacacacacacacacacacacacacacacacacacacacacacacacacacacacacacggagctaGAGGAAGCAGCGCAGAAGCTCAGAGGCGACTTAGCGAACCAAAACAAGGCTGTCAAAATGTCTCCTCGTCTAACACACACGCTATGCGTGCTCACACTAAAGCAGCGGATTCAGCATGCGTGTGTCTGCTCTGAGTTCAGACACACGCGGGCCTGTGGGAGGCGCTCACCTCCGTCTAGGACCAGGCCTCCGAGATCGGGTTTGCGAGCActtaaataaaaacaggaaggCAAACGGGAGGCAACACAAAACTAGAGCGCAAATATAACAAACCGCCCCCGTTCAGCACAGcctgagctacacacacacacacacacacacacacacacacacacacacacacacacacacacacacacacacacacactcagcagagactgcagcccacaaacacacactcagtccatGTACATTATGTGAAACACAGAGTGAAAAGGCTTTTCGTGACGTGACTGCAGAGAGGCTGTACAAACAGTACGAAGATTAAAAATAGACCTGAACACTAAGTCCCGCatgaggagagagaagcaggttTGATACTAAAGGACATTGATTCAtaaagttttcatttaaaatatgactcTTTTTAGGTAAATCTTGTCCCTAATATTTTGAGTCAAAGTTGGTTCAGCAGGGATTAGCAACAAACCTCATGATGACCCCCCCCCGATAGGGCGTGCCTGATTAGAGAGACGACCGATGCCAACTGCTGGGCCGTGCGGAGACGGCGGCATGGTCTAGCTGCCTTGGGCGAACCCAGATATTCAACCCCTCTCAGCGATGTCAAACGCACAGCTGGGGGCCACGGGACATCCCTCACTACACGACACGACACCCCACCATGTCATGCTTCAGAACGTAAGGTAGAATTCAAGGTCCTCCTCCACACGCCTACTCAAGACTGCTTGGCTGAAATGACATTACTACCAAGCTTTAGCactcacatttttaatattaaacatgagTCCTCTGAGTAAGGAAATCATCATCATCGTAATAATAATCTGCTTTGATTGGCCTCATCCACCTACTCTCCGTGTTCATAATGTCTCAGTTAGGGAGCGAGTCCAAAAGCCGCACTGTGAGCTGGGCATGCTCAAACCAGGAGGTGCCATTAACACTGAATTAACATATCATTAGCATATCATTGGCATATTTTTGGCATCTATACTGGTTTCGGATCTCTAGGAGCTGGTTAAGGGACTGGTACATCAATGACATCAAACAGGTCCTAGTCTTTCTGCCGCTCTTTACAGTCCATGTGGAACGCGGCAACACCGTCAGAGGCTGGCGTCGACCTCGGACGTgcacacagaggaggagagcacGTCCCCTTACCGCCCTTTGGTGGGAAGCCAGATTAACTCTAATCTCAATGTGAGTCGCAGTTACAGATGACTAATCTCAAATTTAGAATCGTACAAAATGGTTTCGGTTTGGTCCAGAGCTTATTAAGCACCTATTTAAACTCATTAGCGATGGACTGGAGGAAACAGTGATGGCACCTTCGACATGGACCGCTCAAGAGGCAATGAAAACACCAGATGATTTTCGTTTGGtaaaagaaaatcatatttttGCAAGGTGCATGTCATTGAAAACGTCCTTTTTCTAGAAAAGAGGGATGCCACGACACAGAACTATTCAACAGGGGGTCTCAGACTTGTGGTCAGCGGGTAAGAACGAAGACCTGTTTGCTCGTGGGCTTGGGACAGAATACAGGAGGCCCTGTCTGAACCGTAGACTGAAAAGTAACTTCTGTCCAACTCATTAGCAACTATACCAGGTGACTCAATTCTTAATATTattaagaataatctttactcgCCCACAATTGACAGTGTCTACAAGAGAGAAGGCAATGGAAAAATCCAGCGGGGACACTGTGAATTAGTTCTGTATGACGATTTAGAAGCACAGCAGTCCAGCGAGCCACTAACCCTCCCAACCCCTTGATGGAACAGTTCATGCATTCTGGCATACAGAGGAGGAGAAGTTAAGGAAATTACCCATGAATCTCCACCCCACAATTCCCAGTTCCCCACATTGAAGTTGCGAGGTCCGCCTACTTTGCCGTGGAAAGAATTTGAACGCTACAGTCAGTGAGAGCgggagaagagaagagtttGAGTCCACTGGAACCACAGGCAGGGTATAAAATCTCTCGACGCAGTGGGACACTGATACCACAGCTAACTATGGGATGCTATTTTTAtatacagtggaaaaaaaacgTGTTATAAAAAAGCAATCCCTCCGAAATGACAGCTCAGTCAAAAGCGCAACAGTCCCACGACATATTGCTTCTgccattttttacattttttttttaaacaaacgtAGAATAACTGCCATACATAACTGTTTACTTTTCTGGTGTTACGTAACAGCGTTAAAACACACGTTACCAAAGCCAAAGTGCTCTGAGCTAAAGCTACCAGTGCAAAGCCTGGAAGGGTGGCGAAACACTGCCGCATCTGTGCGCCTGCGCCGTGGTTAGCGCACCGGGAGCGTGTCGCCATCAAACTGCCCTCCATTTGCATTGTGTTGAGGTTCAAAACGTTTACTCTGTTCTTTCTCATGAACAGGCAATTGCCTGCTGCAATTgctcatacactacacacaggAACAGATTATGGCTCAGGTATTTACCTTTacgacatttagctgacacctttatccaaagcgacttacaattatgacttgagCAGTCAAGGGTTAAGGGTCATGCTCAGGGACCCAgaagtggcaacctggtggtggaggagcatgaaccagcaaccttctgaacactagtaccttaaccaccgagtCACCATCTTAATTGTTCTTCACTCTGCTTCAACCGTGTTTCTTTGCGTTCACCCTTCGCCGTCACAACACAGGTAGCCAACAGGCAGAGCCCAGACAGATCGGCACATTGGGACTGTACCGAACACCACTCGGGTGCCGTGATATGACACTGTTTGGCACATAAAGATGTGGTTTACGTCCTCGCACTGATCCAGCTGTGTACAAATGAGATTTGTTTCCCAGCTAAGGACCAAGCTAATCTGTCAGATGAAGTGGCAAGCAGACAGTTAGTATAGGACTCAGAGCCAGCACACAGAGATTAGCATTGTTAGCCCACTGTAGCTACAACAGCTCCGTCAGGGGTCCCTGTACCTTGCTGGTGGAAGCTTTGTAAGTGGTCTTCAGTTTCTGGGACAGCTGGCTTGTGCTGTGACTGGCTATGTACACAAGACAAACAACGACAATCAATTAGGGACAAAATAGGCGTTAGCTCATGATATTATAGGTAGACACACACGATTACACTTTGTAAACTATTCTCTTGAAAAGGGCCAataaaattaagcattttaagtACATGCCAACAGAAAATGCTCCATTACCTCAGAGTTAAATTTTGCTAAAACCTGTAGTCTGACATCTATCTGAAACCCTCTGAGGCCCAATACCCAGACCTACCCCCAAACCTTGCCGAAGCATACCCCCAAACCAGGCCTAGTTCTACCACATTGTCAGTCTTCAGTGTACATTAGCCACCATACCTTTAGTCTTCAGGGCTCCTTTGCCCAGATCCCCTCCATCGACGGTCTGGCCTTCACCTGCCAAACGTTCATTCAGAGACTCGATTTCTCTCCTCACTGCACAGTCAGAATGGGAGCCATTACTATCAGGTTAAGACCCCACTAAGCAGACCAGGGTGTTGGACAGAactctgatttaaaaaaacaacacctctGCATTCACGCTTTGGTCTCCTTAAGTTCACAATCAAAGAGCAACTTTACCATGGCCTTAAAACCAGAGCCAATTTAAAAAAGATCAACAGTGAGCTCAGTGTGGAGCTATAAATCCTGGCAGTGAACCAGACCTGAGCGAGGTTTGCACTCAGGGAAACGCTAAAGCGTGTACACGCACGTGCGACACACAAACGCGGATGTTCTCAGGTTTCAGATCAAGGCCGTTTAACAAACACACGTTCAGTTGCATCTCCAACTCCAGATTTTCTTTAACTTACGTTCAAGGTTTTCAAGGTAGAGATTCTCAAACTCGCGTTCGATCTGTCCAAACAAATCCAGCAAGTTGCTCCTCAGAGGCATGGGCAACCTGGAGTCCTGcaggaagggaaagagaagacCTCAGCCACCACAAACCCACCCTACCCTCACATAgcacacagacctccacccacaaacccactccaccttcACAGAGCACAGACCTTAGCAcccaaacccactccacctgcacAGAGCAGGCCACCACCCAcaaacccaccccaccctcacagAACAGAGACCTCAGCcaccacaaacccactccaccttcAAAGAGCACAGACCTTAGCccacaaacccactccaccATTACACCGCCTGTATAGTGTAGCCTGTACGCCCGTACGGTGAAGCCTGTATTCCtgtacattttgcatgtttactATAAAATAGCAGTAAGCATTAAGGCTTCcttccttctttaaataaaccTGCTACAAGAGTTAAGAAATGACT contains:
- the wdr37 gene encoding WD repeat-containing protein 37 isoform X1, which produces MPVESGNSVAARQAKQKRKSHSLSIRRTNSTEQERPAGHRDMLEGQDSRLPMPLRSNLLDLFGQIEREFENLYLENLELRREIESLNERLAGEGQTVDGGDLGKGALKTKASHSTSQLSQKLKTTYKASTSKRSNSFHGKVGGPRNFNVGNWELWGGDSWIVSSFKATTSRAVCQLVKEYVGHRDGLWDLSVTRTQPLVLGTASADHCAMLWSIETGKCLLKYAGHAGSVNSIKFHPTEQMALTASGDQTAHIWRYMVQLPLPQPLADTSASQDDDVDFSDKDEAEGEADGPSECPTVRVASTTLKSHQGVVIAADWLVGGKQVVTASWDRAANLYDVETSELVHTLTGHDQELTHCCTHPTQRLVVTSSRDTTFRLWDFRDPSIHSVNVFQGHTDTVTSAVFTVGDNVVSGSDDRTVKVWDLKNMRSPIATIRTDSAVNRISVSANQRIIALPHDNRQVRLFDMTGVRLARLPRSNRQGHRRMVCCSSWNEENQTCNLFTCGFDRQAIGWNINIPALLQEK
- the wdr37 gene encoding WD repeat-containing protein 37 isoform X3, encoding MPVESGNSVAARQAKQKRKSHSLSIRRTNSTEQERPAGHRDMLEGQDSRLPMPLRSNLLDLFGQIEREFENLYLENLELRREIESLNERLAGEGQTVDGGDLGKGALKTKASHSTSQLSQKLKTTYKASTSKIVSSFKATTSRAVCQLVKEYVGHRDGLWDLSVTRTQPLVLGTASADHCAMLWSIETGKCLLKYAGHAGSVNSIKFHPTEQMALTASGDQTAHIWRYMVQLPLPQPLADTSASQDDDVDFSDKDEAEGEADGPSECPTVRVASTTLKSHQGVVIAADWLVGGKQVVTASWDRAANLYDVETSELVHTLTGHDQELTHCCTHPTQRLVVTSSRDTTFRLWDFRDPSIHSVNVFQGHTDTVTSAVFTVGDNVVSGSDDRTVKVWDLKNMRSPIATIRTDSAVNRISVSANQRIIALPHDNRQVRLFDMTGVRLARLPRSNRQGHRRMVCCSSWNEENQTCNLFTCGFDRQAIGWNINIPALLQEK
- the wdr37 gene encoding WD repeat-containing protein 37 isoform X4; amino-acid sequence: MPLRSNLLDLFGQIEREFENLYLENLELRREIESLNERLAGEGQTVDGGDLGKGALKTKASHSTSQLSQKLKTTYKASTSKRSNSFHGKVGGPRNFNVGNWELWGGDSWIVSSFKATTSRAVCQLVKEYVGHRDGLWDLSVTRTQPLVLGTASADHCAMLWSIETGKCLLKYAGHAGSVNSIKFHPTEQMALTASGDQTAHIWRYMVQLPLPQPLADTSASQDDDVDFSDKDEAEGEADGPSECPTVRVASTTLKSHQGVVIAADWLVGGKQVVTASWDRAANLYDVETSELVHTLTGHDQELTHCCTHPTQRLVVTSSRDTTFRLWDFRDPSIHSVNVFQGHTDTVTSAVFTVGDNVVSGSDDRTVKVWDLKNMRSPIATIRTDSAVNRISVSANQRIIALPHDNRQVRLFDMTGVRLARLPRSNRQGHRRMVCCSSWNEENQTCNLFTCGFDRQAIGWNINIPALLQEK
- the wdr37 gene encoding WD repeat-containing protein 37 isoform X2, encoding MQNVQEYRLHRTGVQATLYRRCNGGVGLWAKDSRLPMPLRSNLLDLFGQIEREFENLYLENLELRREIESLNERLAGEGQTVDGGDLGKGALKTKASHSTSQLSQKLKTTYKASTSKRSNSFHGKVGGPRNFNVGNWELWGGDSWIVSSFKATTSRAVCQLVKEYVGHRDGLWDLSVTRTQPLVLGTASADHCAMLWSIETGKCLLKYAGHAGSVNSIKFHPTEQMALTASGDQTAHIWRYMVQLPLPQPLADTSASQDDDVDFSDKDEAEGEADGPSECPTVRVASTTLKSHQGVVIAADWLVGGKQVVTASWDRAANLYDVETSELVHTLTGHDQELTHCCTHPTQRLVVTSSRDTTFRLWDFRDPSIHSVNVFQGHTDTVTSAVFTVGDNVVSGSDDRTVKVWDLKNMRSPIATIRTDSAVNRISVSANQRIIALPHDNRQVRLFDMTGVRLARLPRSNRQGHRRMVCCSSWNEENQTCNLFTCGFDRQAIGWNINIPALLQEK